Proteins co-encoded in one Candidatus Saccharibacteria bacterium genomic window:
- a CDS encoding excinuclease ABC subunit UvrC, whose protein sequence is MKKSLQQKLKELPLKPGVYFFYNQAGEIIYIGKASILKRRVASYFQKHHRDYKTPLLVENIANTSWIETDSEIEALFLEAEFIKRYKPLYNVLEKDDKNFIYVRITTNQDWPAVSFVRRPSDDRARYFGPFVHGYAVKKALRYLRRIFPYYVKPERNISSKLEHQIGVVPKPDMNKTEYRKLVKRLIYVLEGKTSQLLTQLEREMKKLAQDKRYEQAAEARNQYLALKALSTKIVFGTQEKFDLTLDQALNGLADRLGLMGAPRRIECYDISNFAGGDAVSSMIVFTDGVPNQSEYRHFKMHSVGPNDFAMMRETLRRRFSGRHDAWAKPDLVVIDGGKGQLSSALNAMQEVGVAIPTVGLAKRHEQIIQLASSATTGLQAGERIEGDYKIIALNHGSATLQLVQRIRDEAHRFAVSYHTAVRNQRTKTSQLDAIAGVGPATRKKLVKHFGSVAGIKAASRAELSGVVGPKLASTIKADLGTV, encoded by the coding sequence GTGAAGAAGTCGTTGCAGCAAAAATTAAAAGAGCTTCCACTTAAACCAGGTGTCTATTTTTTTTACAACCAGGCTGGGGAAATTATTTACATTGGCAAGGCCTCGATATTAAAACGAAGAGTGGCTAGCTATTTTCAAAAACACCACCGCGACTACAAAACCCCGCTATTAGTAGAAAACATTGCCAACACTAGCTGGATAGAGACGGACTCAGAAATTGAAGCCTTGTTTTTAGAGGCTGAATTTATTAAGCGCTATAAGCCGCTTTACAATGTGCTCGAAAAAGACGACAAAAACTTTATTTATGTACGTATTACCACTAACCAAGACTGGCCAGCTGTTAGCTTTGTGCGTCGCCCAAGCGATGACAGGGCGAGATATTTTGGGCCCTTTGTGCATGGCTATGCGGTCAAGAAGGCTCTACGGTATTTACGACGGATATTCCCTTACTATGTAAAGCCAGAACGCAATATATCATCGAAGCTAGAACACCAGATAGGGGTGGTTCCCAAGCCAGATATGAATAAGACTGAATATCGCAAACTAGTGAAGCGGTTGATTTACGTACTCGAGGGCAAAACCTCGCAACTGCTTACGCAGCTCGAGCGCGAAATGAAAAAACTGGCTCAAGATAAAAGGTATGAACAAGCCGCTGAGGCTCGCAATCAGTACTTGGCACTTAAGGCGCTTAGTACCAAAATAGTTTTTGGCACTCAAGAAAAATTCGATCTCACACTCGACCAAGCTCTCAATGGTTTAGCTGATCGGCTAGGCCTAATGGGCGCACCAAGACGTATAGAGTGCTACGACATAAGTAACTTTGCTGGCGGCGATGCAGTTAGCAGCATGATAGTTTTTACCGACGGCGTGCCCAATCAAAGTGAGTACCGGCATTTTAAGATGCACAGTGTTGGCCCAAACGACTTTGCTATGATGCGCGAAACTTTGCGACGCCGTTTTTCTGGCCGTCACGATGCTTGGGCTAAGCCAGACTTGGTTGTGATTGATGGTGGCAAGGGGCAGCTTAGTTCGGCTTTGAATGCCATGCAAGAGGTTGGCGTGGCGATACCAACGGTTGGTTTGGCCAAACGGCATGAGCAAATAATTCAGTTAGCTTCGAGCGCCACAACAGGCCTGCAGGCTGGTGAAAGGATAGAAGGCGATTACAAGATTATTGCTCTCAACCATGGATCGGCAACTTTGCAGCTAGTGCAGCGGATTCGCGATGAGGCTCATAGATTTGCTGTTAGCTATCACACCGCTGTGCGTAACCAGCGCACCAAAACATCGCAACTCGATGCTATCGCGGGCGTTGGCCCAGCTACTCGTAAAAAACTTGTTAAGCATTTTGGCAGCGTGGCCGGCATAAAGGCAGCCAGTCGGGCCGAACTAAGTGGCGTGGTGGGGCCCAAGCTAGCCAGCACAATTAAGGCCGACTTAGGCACCGTTTAG
- the secG gene encoding preprotein translocase subunit SecG, producing the protein MKNILPYITIISAVLLIGCVLLQNQGMGLGSAFGGDSSFYRSKRGIERILFIATIILAIIFVGSIIGSLVIY; encoded by the coding sequence ATGAAAAACATCCTACCCTACATAACAATTATCTCAGCCGTTCTTTTGATCGGTTGTGTTTTGTTACAAAACCAGGGTATGGGACTGGGCTCGGCTTTTGGCGGCGACAGTAGTTTTTACCGTTCAAAGCGGGGTATTGAGCGGATATTGTTTATAGCTACCATTATTCTAGCTATTATTTTTGTGGGCAGCATCATAGGTAGCTTGGTTATTTACTAA
- a CDS encoding phage holin family protein, protein MIKRLLLSWLVNFLGLWAAASLLVGIQYNQQLTVLLIASLIFGIVNALVRPVVVILSLPAIVVTMGLFTLVVNMLMLYITSALYKPFQVNSVWAALGAVIIIWVVNYLMNDLLVEEKQEL, encoded by the coding sequence ATGATAAAACGCTTGCTTTTGAGCTGGCTGGTGAATTTTTTGGGTCTCTGGGCAGCCGCTAGCCTATTGGTTGGCATACAGTATAATCAACAGCTAACGGTGCTCTTGATTGCTAGCTTGATTTTTGGTATTGTCAATGCGCTAGTGCGGCCAGTGGTGGTTATACTTAGCTTGCCAGCAATAGTAGTTACCATGGGGCTATTTACGCTCGTAGTAAACATGCTAATGCTTTACATTACTAGTGCTCTCTATAAGCCATTTCAGGTTAACTCTGTTTGGGCAGCACTCGGTGCTGTGATTATTATCTGGGTCGTAAACTACCTAATGAACGATTTATTAGTTGAAGAAAAACAAGAATTATGA
- the uvrA gene encoding excinuclease ABC subunit UvrA: MEKIVAQNDKIVIKGAREHNLKNIDLEIPRDKLVVITGLSGSGKSSLAFDTIYAEGQRRYVESLSAYARQFLGLMEKPDVDQIDGLSPAISIDQKSASRNPRSTVATVTEIYDYLRLLFARIGTPHDPNTGEVLTKQTPTEIVDKIKAYQKDTRIILLAPIVKDKKGEHRHLLDEIQKAGYSRVRLDGTIMPIEEVPSLDRNKKHTIEVAVDRIAIDPSNPQRLVEAVEAALHLGEGVITVLNFDSGEEQLFSEHYTAAGSTFALPEIEPRLFSFNSPHGACPTCMGLGSLLIVDPELIVPNKKLSIAEGAIRPWSRTTQRLNWYTKLLEAVAKKHGFDLNVPVEMLTKDNLYILFYGTGEEVVGVPGPGGRTYKTKFEGIIPNLERRYRETDSDFVKREIEKYMTTQICGSCQGKRLKPEVLAITIDDKSIADASELTVESAFEYFQKLKLNPQQQKIASQILKEICARLRFLNDVGLNYLTLDRSANTLAGGEAQRIRLATQIGSSLMGVLYILDEPSIGLHQRDNDRLITTLKRLRDLGNTVIVVEHDEDTILASDYVIDIGPLAGEHGGQVVAVGAPTQIAKVKASLTGQYLSGHKKIDVPSSRRKPDGRSLKIVGATEHNLKDITVDIPLGIMTVVTGVSGSGKSSLINDILARKLSQEYHRSQEPTGKFKSIEGTENLDKVIDIDQSPIGRTPRSNPATYTGAFNDIRELFAMVPEAKIRGYSAGRFSFNVKGGRCENCKGDGIIKIEMHFLPDVYVTCDVCHGKRYNREALEIVYKGKNISDVLEMTIEEACSFFGNIPTISRKLETLNNVGLGYVKLGQPATTLSGGEAQRIKLAAELSRRATGRTLYILDEPTTGLHFEDVRKLLEVLNALVAMGNSVLIIEHNLDVVKSTDWVIDLGPEGGTGGGEVVAQGTPEEVAKAARSYTGQYLKKLLKK; encoded by the coding sequence GTGGAGAAAATTGTGGCTCAGAACGACAAGATAGTTATAAAAGGTGCCCGCGAACACAACCTAAAAAACATTGACCTTGAAATCCCGCGCGACAAGCTGGTGGTGATTACCGGACTCTCCGGGAGCGGCAAATCGTCGTTGGCATTCGACACTATTTATGCCGAAGGTCAGCGACGCTATGTTGAGTCTTTGAGCGCCTATGCTCGACAGTTTTTGGGGTTAATGGAAAAGCCCGATGTCGATCAGATCGATGGTCTCAGCCCGGCCATTAGCATCGACCAAAAGTCGGCTAGTCGCAATCCGCGATCTACGGTTGCTACCGTTACCGAAATTTATGATTATTTGCGCTTGCTGTTTGCCCGCATTGGCACACCGCATGACCCAAATACCGGTGAGGTCTTAACTAAACAAACACCCACCGAGATTGTCGACAAAATCAAGGCTTACCAAAAGGACACCCGGATAATTTTACTGGCACCAATTGTGAAAGATAAAAAAGGCGAGCACCGACACTTGCTCGATGAAATCCAAAAGGCCGGCTACTCGAGAGTTCGTTTAGATGGCACAATTATGCCAATCGAAGAGGTGCCGAGTTTGGATCGTAACAAAAAGCACACCATCGAAGTGGCCGTTGACCGGATTGCGATCGACCCAAGCAACCCCCAGCGATTAGTAGAGGCCGTAGAGGCGGCACTCCACTTGGGCGAGGGCGTGATTACGGTCTTGAATTTCGACTCAGGCGAGGAACAGCTCTTTAGTGAGCATTACACAGCCGCCGGTAGCACCTTTGCTTTGCCCGAGATCGAGCCACGCCTGTTTAGTTTTAATAGCCCGCACGGGGCTTGCCCAACCTGCATGGGCCTGGGCTCACTGTTGATAGTAGACCCCGAGCTTATTGTGCCCAACAAAAAACTTAGTATTGCTGAGGGCGCCATTCGCCCCTGGAGTCGTACCACCCAGCGCCTCAATTGGTACACAAAATTGCTGGAGGCAGTTGCCAAAAAACATGGCTTTGATTTAAATGTGCCGGTTGAAATGCTAACCAAAGACAACCTATACATCCTATTTTATGGCACCGGCGAGGAGGTGGTGGGTGTGCCGGGGCCAGGTGGGCGAACTTACAAAACAAAATTTGAGGGTATAATCCCCAATCTCGAACGGCGTTATCGCGAAACCGACAGCGATTTTGTAAAGCGTGAAATCGAAAAGTACATGACCACTCAGATTTGTGGAAGCTGCCAGGGCAAGCGCTTAAAGCCCGAGGTTTTGGCCATCACTATAGACGACAAGTCTATTGCCGACGCCTCTGAGCTAACGGTTGAATCGGCCTTTGAATATTTTCAAAAGCTTAAGCTAAACCCCCAACAACAAAAAATTGCCAGCCAAATACTCAAAGAAATCTGTGCCCGTTTGCGGTTTTTGAATGACGTGGGTCTAAACTACCTTACTCTTGACCGTAGCGCCAATACTCTGGCGGGTGGCGAGGCCCAGCGGATTCGTTTGGCCACCCAAATAGGCTCTAGCTTAATGGGCGTGTTGTATATATTAGACGAGCCTTCAATTGGCCTGCATCAGCGCGACAACGACCGGCTGATAACAACGCTTAAACGGCTGCGAGACTTGGGCAATACTGTAATTGTGGTCGAACACGACGAGGATACGATTTTGGCTAGCGACTACGTGATCGACATAGGCCCTCTGGCCGGCGAGCATGGTGGCCAGGTTGTGGCGGTTGGTGCGCCCACTCAAATTGCAAAAGTTAAAGCATCCTTAACTGGTCAGTACTTAAGCGGCCACAAGAAAATCGATGTACCTAGCAGTAGGCGCAAGCCCGATGGCCGCAGCTTAAAAATAGTTGGTGCTACCGAGCACAACCTAAAAGACATAACTGTCGACATTCCACTGGGTATTATGACTGTTGTTACCGGTGTTTCTGGCAGTGGCAAGTCGAGCCTTATTAATGACATCTTGGCGCGCAAGTTGAGCCAGGAATACCACCGGTCTCAAGAACCAACTGGTAAATTCAAGTCTATCGAAGGTACCGAGAATCTCGACAAGGTAATTGATATCGACCAAAGCCCAATTGGCCGCACTCCGCGTAGCAACCCCGCAACCTATACTGGTGCTTTCAACGACATACGCGAGCTATTTGCCATGGTGCCCGAGGCCAAGATCCGTGGTTATTCGGCTGGCCGATTTAGTTTTAACGTAAAAGGAGGTAGGTGCGAGAACTGTAAGGGTGATGGAATTATCAAGATTGAAATGCACTTTTTGCCCGATGTTTATGTAACTTGCGATGTTTGTCATGGCAAACGGTATAATCGCGAGGCACTCGAGATTGTGTACAAGGGCAAAAACATCTCCGATGTTTTGGAGATGACGATCGAGGAGGCCTGCAGCTTTTTTGGCAACATACCAACTATTAGTCGCAAGTTAGAAACCTTAAACAACGTCGGTTTAGGTTATGTTAAACTGGGCCAGCCAGCTACTACGCTGTCGGGCGGAGAAGCCCAACGTATTAAGTTGGCAGCCGAGCTGAGTCGAAGGGCCACCGGCCGCACACTATATATTTTAGATGAGCCCACCACCGGCCTGCATTTCGAAGACGTGCGCAAACTCTTGGAAGTTTTGAATGCTCTAGTAGCCATGGGTAATTCGGTACTTATAATTGAACACAACCTAGACGTTGTAAAATCAACTGACTGGGTGATCGACCTGGGTCCAGAGGGCGGCACCGGCGGTGGTGAGGTGGTGGCCCAGGGCACGCCCGAAGAGGTAGCCAAAGCCGCCAGGAGTTATACGGGTCAATATCTTAAGAAATTGCTAAAAAAATAG
- a CDS encoding nucleoside deaminase: MNDRAYLEKAIELSRESVERGGFPAGAIVVKESKILASGVSSGNQLNDPTSHAEIEAIRKACHQLKTTDLSDTTMYSSMEPCLMCYGATEWSNIPRVVYACAREKLSQQHFEGDHNLAEINRQSLRPVELVHLQELEQLALGVVEDWEKAK; encoded by the coding sequence ATGAATGATAGAGCTTACTTAGAGAAAGCAATTGAGCTATCGCGGGAGTCAGTTGAAAGGGGCGGATTCCCCGCCGGCGCCATTGTTGTTAAAGAAAGCAAAATCCTCGCGTCTGGTGTAAGTAGTGGCAACCAGCTCAATGACCCTACCAGCCACGCAGAAATTGAGGCCATCCGCAAAGCTTGTCACCAACTTAAGACAACAGACTTGAGTGATACCACTATGTATTCATCGATGGAGCCTTGTTTAATGTGCTATGGAGCAACTGAGTGGTCCAATATTCCAAGGGTAGTATATGCCTGCGCAAGAGAGAAATTATCACAACAGCACTTTGAGGGTGATCATAATTTAGCCGAAATAAACAGACAGTCGTTGAGGCCAGTAGAGCTTGTCCATCTCCAAGAGCTTGAACAACTAGCCTTGGGTGTAGTTGAAGACTGGGAAAAAGCTAAATAA